AGGCCACCCCTGCGTCGGACAACGCCAACAACACATGCAACATGAGCAGTTGGGTGACTCCCCCCACAGCATGCATTGCTAACAACGTAACGCCAAATGGGATGTCCCAAATCAATACACACGCTACAAATGGAATCCAAGAAGAAACCGTAACTTGCCCACCCCAAAAAAACGTAGCATATATCCAATCGAAGTGGAACGAATgccaaaacaaaacagaacttgtaaaaaaaacgaatgatGAAATGAGTGATTGCACGAGGAGCACCACGACGGATGGCTacgaagaaatggaaaacgGGATCGAAAAGGATGAACAGAATTATTAccaacaattaaaaaaaacagatatTCCATCGGATATAAAATCGAAATATAAGAGCAAAGCAAAATACAAATCGGAAATTCAAAACGAATTAATCCTTCTCAAATGTATAAGACCCTTCCCAACAGTGTACTGGTTaatcaataaaaatatgtgtgGTTATATTTCccacttggaaaaaatgaatataataaaaaatatagagtATTTCGTAAATTGCAACAAGGAAGAATTCCGCTTGCTCAGATATTATCTCATCTATGACcatttgaaatatataaccATTCGTTTGAGACATATCCACAAGAAAATCTTACGtttcttttacaatttatttttaaatagtCTAAATTTTAAGAAACAGTTCACATCGGATCAGAGCAACCATTGTGTATCTTCCATTTACAcaaattctttttacttCTCTCCTCATGTTTTAACCGAATTTATACATACCTATCAGATTGACTCTCAAGTTATTACAGAAATTCTTCGGAAAATTAACACTCTCCGGGTTAAAGGAATTGGAGGCATTTCAAACTTCTTAACAGTTAAGTGTATAcatctttattttgcttctcaTTTGTCTTATCCTAATACCATTGGATATATTCTGGAGGAGTTTTTCAAGTCCtgactctcctttttctgcctCCCCCTGCGGGTTTTATCCCTGCTGCTGAGTTGCACAGCACGCCCATTTTTACGCAGCACGCCCATTTTGCTGCACCTGAACCATCCCGATTGCAAATCAAGCGTGCGCTTGAAACATAATGGGGTGGTACTTCTTCTACCATCTTAGATATCCGAAGTGAGCCATACGTTTCATCTTCCCCGCTTTCCGCTTCATGTTTGCGTTTTATCCCCCACGTGCCGAAAGCAGCGCACAGACAGCGGCGCATCGACAACACCACACCGAAAGCAGCGCACCGACAACACCGCGCCGACAACACCGCACCGAAAGCACCGCGCGGTGCACCTTTCCCTTTCAACATCTCAACATGGAAACATCCTTTTTGCGCCCCCTCTTCCTCGAAATATGCTTCCCCGGTAAAGGGTACGCCCAACAAACGGAACGGCTAGGGCTATCCCCCAAATGAGAAtgccttttcccccttatTGGCGCTCCAAAGTATGTCACAAAAGGTGccctagaaaaaaaaaggtgcacatCGTACCAACATTTCATACACACTGCATTGCATGCTCGATTGAGGGAAGCCTCTCAAACTTGAAGCGacctttttaaagaaaattatgcTCCCTCATGGTGTTCACCCTATACCGCACTGCTTCAAccgttgggaaaaaaacataagcaGCTACCCTGTGTGTGTAATTTCCTCCCATTTTTCGCGACCAGCACGGCAAGGGGGCTAATTTTCTCTCCTTCGCCAAGCAGAGCAGCAACGAAATGGGGCTCCCCCCCATCATAAGATACTTCGTTGGGGAAGCCTATATAGGTACTCCCCCCGTCTGCTCCCATAACGGTCAAGGAGTACATCCGAACGCGTTTATCCATCCCATACTAATCACATGTAACCATTGAGGGataccccaaaaaaaaaggcacgtaaaatatttctacaCAATTACTCCCCCTTTATGGTGCGCATTTATGTGTTACTCAAATTTGCAGCGAACGTTACCCAGCGTGGCAGTTGATTGCCTCCAATCTGCTCCGCTTTTGCTGCTCCGCTTTTgctgctccctttttgctgctccccttttgctgctccccttttgctgcTCCCTCTTTGCTGCTCCCATTTTACGCAAGAACAATACGCTTATGTAGTGCCTTGGTTAGAATTTAGGAAGTGGAGTGTCTCCTCTCTGCTTCCCCCTTAATTATACCACCCGTGCATATTACAACGGTACGAAAGGCAGCTCCAAGTATAACCGAATGGGGGGTTGACACACAAGGCGTACACAAGTTGCAGACGCGTAAATATGGGCCAAGAAATATTATGGTGTTCCACGACACGTTACAACACATGGGAGTTCCAATAATGTTTCCCTCTCCAAcgtgagcatttttttgttcatatggAACGTGCAGCATGGCCGTTTCGCGAGGGGGTCCTCCTCATTCCAGCACAGCACGCAGAAAAAACtgcgcccctttttgtgcaaatatattcttaattAAGTAACGTTCCGCACGCGTGATCCGAGTCATGTGAGTATGTACCCATGGCGAGACACAACTTCAATAGGACCCAGTGTGTACCCCCCAGAAAATTTACCACTTGGAAATGTTTTCGAggggtacacaaaaaaacaaaaatcacGAGGAACAATACACTCGCTTCTCAGCAGTGTCCCTCCGCCCCTTCAGGGGGGGGTTCCTTTCCCGCTCCAACTTTTATTTACATAAGCTCATTTTgagccattttgttttcaccattttgttttcaccattttgataCGCTTGAAAATGCAACACGCGCGTGCCAACGTGTCATTTGAAAGTATGCCCGCTGAAGGCTTCTTAAAGGTgccattcttttttcctttccttttgttctttttttttttttttcctcattgtTTCGTTGCTTTTTtccttgcttttttttgctgcctcTTTNNNNNNNNNNCTTTTTTTGTCTTNNtcccttctttttttttttttccttccccccgtTCCCCCAGCTATATATGCCCAAACGTACAATTTTAACATGCACGCATTTTGTAGGCCGCatgagtatattttttttttcaagccaTGCTAGCACGCCAAGCACAAATTGGCTGAGCCACGTACATAACGCCTAAGCGCACGTCGTACGGAAGTGTTACTGTATGCATTGTACGTATGTAGCATTATACCGTGTCGTATTGTATACACTGCATATATCCCAGTCGCAAAAGAAACGAGAGCTCCTTTTCCTTCGAAGCAAAACTTGCATAGCTCTGCAAAACGGCAAAGCTCTGCAAAACTTCGCATACCACTGCTACAGCTTTATATTACTTCTCTCACTCACGCTAGCTTGGCACTTTCGCGTTTTTTCCTACCCCCTTTATGTACTTTCCTGTTTTACTCACCACACGTAAATTTCGCGAACGTTTTTACAAAGTAGTACCCGTTCACCATTCACCCTTCACCATTCACCATTTATCGTTCACCCTTCACCCTTTACCCACATTTTgtgaccatttttttttttttcaaatttcctAGCATGTACCAACTCCACGCATGCGCGATACGTGAAGAACGCAACCCTTTTAACTGAAAACAATTAACTCTTCAAAATGAGCCTCTGAATGACTGGCCCCCATTCTACAGCTTGGCGAAAGCGGCCGCTCAGCGTTTTTCTCCGTGGAGCTGTCGCACAGTCAGAGGACTGAGCTGACCACCGGACGAACAAAGGAAGGAGGGTGCAACCCTGCCGATTCGGTCCCTCGGTTAAACGTTTCTCgcaggaaggaaaaacaaaaaataagaaacaaaaaaaaaaagaaaagctcaacgaggcatttttttttttcccctcatttCCTTCTAGCATCCCATCCCTTTAATCTTCCCAAGAGcgctccctttttgttcatacGTTTCTACATTCGTGcgtatacattttatttaccACACCGTCACTCCCACCCCGTGCGTATGTTTGTACCGCCTGCTATGAACTTCCCCCCACGACGCATATCTTCACCTACGTAGATAAAGGGACATACATATACTTGCTCTGTATGTGCCGAGgcaaggggaggggggtacATGTAAGTCGCTCCTTCTAACCCCCCTGAGTGAATGCCACCACATTACATGTGGGAATTCCCCCCACAGTAGCGCATCTGCAAACGTGTTCACACGTAAAAGCGGAAAGAGGCGCACATAGCTGCAAACGTCGGGAGAACACACTCCCGCTGTTCTTCTTTCACCCAATTTCTTTCCCCTTAATACGACTGCTACCCGTCGCTCGAAAAATGTACCTGAgcaaggaaaagaaggaccacgaggaggaggggaaacGAGGCGTGGGGGCAAAAAACCCATCAAGCCAAAGAAACAGAAAGTATGGAAGAAATGCAAAACATCCCGCATCAGTATATAACAATAgatatattaacaaatttcATAAAAGAAACAGTGACCTtcggacaaaaaaagggaaccatGGAATGATGACCTTTGGAAATTTATCCCTAAATAGTAGCCACCAACATATGAAGgcagaaaatataaaagccAATCAAATATACTTTAGCAAAAATAGCATCAATAGAAGTAGCAAGGATATCACAAGAACGActgtttataaaaaaaattacttcggACAGGATAACATTAATTATAATACTTTCATAAATTCACAAACACCTGTCTGTTCATTTCatatagaaaaaacagaagaagacataaaaaatcaaaacaaatttaacgAGACTGTGTACAGAAGTAAcgataaaaatgtactaaAAGAAGAGACCAACTCTCTCTTCCCTTCTTTTGTTGAAGAAGTAAATTTTACAAACCACCTAGTTCAGTTATCTGCCATTCTTGTCCTCTccaataatgataaaatttttaacaacttAGAATTTGAAGGGAAGACCACCCCCTCTCCTAATGACTGCAATTTGTGCATCTATGTCAATGTAATAAATAAGTACACCTCTCAGTATTACAAGCAGCTTTATCCTGTgtcttataattttaaaaatcggCTTTTGTTTGCTACTCCAAGTAGTTCCTCTGTTGTCGATTCTTCTCTCCTCGTTGACAAAATAATCATTAAGGGGAATTTCAAGACCCTCTCTCTCATCGTGTTGGGTCAACCGGAGGAAATAACCGACGCGTTGATGTAAGTGCTGCAGGGAAAAGTCACCTCGATGATGGCAATTTTTCTCGTTCTTCACCATTAACGCGGTCATCTTGTATACAGTCGATTTCGTAGCAACATCTTTATGTCACCCACCACACACAACCCATTTGCAGATCCTACCGAGAAAACCTCCTAGACGGTAACCTCAGGAGCAAGATCGGCGAAGACACACTTGACGTTGAAAACATAGACTTGGAGAAGGACGATTTGTATGTCCCCAGGAGACCCGTCGATATTAGAACGTATAACATCAACACGCTTATTGATGAGAAGCTCATTTCGAAGCAGCCCAGTGAGGGAAATTATTTCGACAAAATTGATTGGCCCCTCGGGGGTACACAGGATGAGGGCGGTGGACCCAGCAAACTGGGCGGAATTGGTGAAATTGGCCAACCTGGGGAATCGCACCATCCGCAGCAACTGCTTCGACTGAAGCACCTGTCTGACCTCCTAGAGGAACAGTtcctaaaaaataatgcGGATCAGATTGCAAACTCAAACTGTGAAGATGCcacgaaaggggaaaaaaatgaagacgaCCATAATAGCCCCCTCGAAAGTAAGCAGATAAATGGGGAAAACATCGAAGCGACACAAACAAAACAATCGCAGGAACACACCAGTGATGTCATTGACAtgaacgaaaaggaaagtgaaaaaaatcccaTCAAAAAAGAGAGCATGACATGCTTCATCCCACCGGACAATGAACTCATAATAAAGATACTAAACGAATTTACCGAATTGTATAAAATCAGAAAATACATTTCAAAGGACGATTGCATAACGTAtaggaaaattattaaatatggGATGATGTGGATCTTCTACATATtcaatcaaataaaaaaagatcagGACaactttctttttaactATGCAAAGTACACCGAAATTAAGACGTGCGATATATTAGGTTGTTTGTTATTACTTAGGAGATGTGCACTTTATTCCGAGCTAGCCAAGGACCTAATACATATGAATTTCAATTCGCACATGATTTATATGGACCCCCAACACCCCCATGTCTTGATCAATTTAGTTGACATGCTCAGTGTTAATAACGTTTACTTCTTTTCGTCCTGGAAAATTAAGacctccattttgaaatCCCTCATCGCGCTCATATCAGATGCCTATGTCATGAGTCACTTTTGCAGCTATgtaagttgaaaaaaaagaaaaagaaaagaaattaaaaaaaagaaaataaaaaaagtaaaaaatgtaaaataaagtaaaaaacgtaaaataaagtaaaacaaaatatagaaaaaaaacgagagaGGTGCGCATGCACTTCGAGAGATACGTCCTGCTGGACCCCAACCCTTTTGCGCGTTCCCCCCCCTGAGCGTACATTCGTATGTATATGCCATGTAGACGAGCGCGCTCGTGTGTTTATATTTGCATCCTATTGTGTTGTGCTTCACAAACATTTCTATCTGTTGCAGCCATGTGGAAGATCGCCTTGTGCGTTTTCCCACCCTTcttatgtattttttgtaagcATAGAggaggcatttttttttttttatgtacacgttTGTTACCCCTCGGTGTGAAATAACCGTGACACTTCTGTGTATGCTCACTCACGTAGAGCATTTTCCCAGGGGGATTTACCCAAGTGTTTTGGTTGGCCTACGTGTCGTAGCAATTTGCAGCGGTTCCGTTGATTCGTCCGCTGTCCGcttgccacatttttttttttttttttgtttcatttttcgtgttttattttcttcttgacGCCATGCGGAGGCGAACAATGCGATGCGAGCTCTATCCCCTCCCCTTAGCTCCCATTACAtagtattttttcccctccataCAACGACGAAATGATATACGTGCCCAACGCATTTTAAATGCCTCATTTGTTTTCCGTTTTGTCGTACTCATCGCCACTCGACACCTGCGTTTTTGCACCAGCATTATTCACACCCAGTTGTTTATCCACCCTCATCACCATCACCTTCGCCAGCTCTATAACCGCCCCCTCCGCACACCGGCGCGAGTTCATTTGTTTGCTACGTAAAGCACACTGTGCCATTTCGTGaatttgcctctttttttcccatatgGGAACAACACTCCTCGAAGGGGAGATGAAGCCAATTTGAAAGCATTCGCCCAAATTGCACCTCCATGCGAgtgtgcatatttattaAGCTAGACAGTGGGGGGTTGTACGTGCGCATATGGTCACCCTCGCGGGTACCGCGAAACTGCTTTGcaactttgcaattttgttttctcctttttggggggaaCAGCAATTGGAGGAAGTACAGCGTGACGCGGCACGGCGCGATTACACATGTGCCCTCCATGAGTGAACGTGTGCATGTGGTGTGTGCTACAGCACCTGCCCAGTCAGCAGCGCAGGGAAAGGGAACAGCAAATGATAATGCTTATCATTttgttactcttttttttgctactcttttttttgccactcgtttttttgttactcatttttttgttttatcttttttttttttcttttttacccccctGCAGGTGGACGAGAATGGAGAAACGCCCTACCAGAAATTGCTCAAGGTGTCCTcaaacaacaaaatgaagaggtaAGCCATGCCGCCCGCATAGTCCCACGCGTAGGCCCTCGGgtctttttgttttgcctAGCACCAGCTACCCGctcgctttattttttctgcaagttgtgtttccccattttttacgcaaCTCACTAAGCACCAAGTATTCCACATGTGTCCCTTCCTCATTGCCATCCCTACCGTAGGTACAACGCGAAGAGGTTGCTCGGAATCATCCTCTGCAGAGTGAAGCTGTACCAGCACATCAGCAGCTTCGAAAGAGCCGTGATGCACATCGTCGTGCAGAGGAGGAGCTATGAGAAGAAGCTGTTTAGCCAAACCGTCACGTCCAAGCTGATTTGCGAGTTGAAGAATGTTCACAAAGAATTATTTCAACACAGCTGTAGGCCAGAGAGTAAAAACAGTTGCTACGACGAATCCTACgaggaggaaatttttattttagatgaaaaaaaaaaaaaaattattacctGCACAAATTACATCATTATGTCATTTCATACTTAAAgcgaaataaattttttattctttttctgtacattttaaaagaatttgaaatttatttaaaaagctCCCTGTTTTTAAATTCCTATGACATTGCTTTTGTAACGGCTGTGAACgactttttgttttatttcctgaactgttcaggtgGAATTAATTTCTTACTAAATTACAATTTCGCGATTTTCGAGAAATTGTACAAAAGCATATGTCtacttataaataaaaaaatgaaagaccTCAATGGAAAGGTGAACCAATTGATGACAGGCCAAGTGGATGGCCCAGGCACTGACCAAATGATCGATTCCAGCAGGACCAAAGGCGCGGACACTACTGAGCTTTCAAATGTGGGGGCCAAAATTCAACTCTTTAAAACAAAGTCGAATGAAGCTGCATCAAATTCGTATGACAGCGCGAGTGAAGCCAAGGGTGGTAGGACAGAGAAGGCCAGTGAAAATGACCCATCCTCTCACGAATTTGAGGACCCCTATAGCGAACGTGGCCAAGTCAGTGGGACCAAGCCCCTGCCCGAGGGGGACGACCCAATCGGCGGGGGGGGCCTAATCCCCCGGGGCAACACTGACAGCGGGTGCAgcggaggagcagcaggaggagcagtagcagcaggaggagcagcagcagcaggagcagggAACCTTGCCCCAGCCAACTCCTCTTACGAAAGGGATGACCCGAACGCAAGCGCGGAAAATCTGAAGCACCATTTCATATTCAACGAGAAGAACTTCTTCTATGACAACTCCAAGTGCATATACACCTACAACGATGTCCTGAGGAACAGGGACCTTTCAGACGATCAATATCTAGATGGGTTTAACTACAAAGACATGAAGAATGTCAGAAATTACTGCTCATACATATTATGCGCCTTGAAGACTTTTTTCAAGACCAACCTACTAATCCAACTCTTCTTCAATTCTGGAGGAAACATA
The window above is part of the Plasmodium cynomolgi strain B DNA, chromosome 11, whole genome shotgun sequence genome. Proteins encoded here:
- a CDS encoding hypothetical protein (putative) encodes the protein MYLSKEKKDHEEEGKRGVGAKNPSSQRNRKYGRNAKHPASVYNNRYINKFHKRNSDLRTKKGNHGMMTFGNLSLNSSHQHMKAENIKANQIYFSKNSINRSSKDITRTTVYKKNYFGQDNINYNTFINSQTPVCSFHIEKTEEDIKNQNKFNETVYRSNDKNVLKEETNSLFPSFVEEVNFTNHLVQLSAILVLSNNDKIFNNLEFEGKTTPSPNDCNLCIYVNVINKYTSQYYKQLYPVSYNFKNRLLFATPSSSSVVDSSLLVDKIIIKGNFKTLSLIVLGQPEEITDALISYRENLLDGNLRSKIGEDTLDVENIDLEKDDLYVPRRPVDIRTYNINTLIDEKLISKQPSEGNYFDKIDWPLGGTQDEGGGPSKLGGIGEIGQPGESHHPQQLLRLKHLSDLLEEQFLKNNADQIANSNCEDATKGEKNEDDHNSPLESKQINGENIEATQTKQSQEHTSDVIDMNEKESEKNPIKKESMTCFIPPDNELIIKILNEFTELYKIRKYISKDDCITYRKIIKYGMMWIFYIFNQIKKDQDNFLFNYAKYTEIKTCDILGCLLLLRRCALYSELAKDLIHMNFNSHMIYMDPQHPHVLINLVDMLSVNNVYFFSSWKIKTSILKSLIALISDAYVMSHFCSY